From the Coffea eugenioides isolate CCC68of chromosome 1, Ceug_1.0, whole genome shotgun sequence genome, the window ttatttatttcttaataatcaccatatagatcttgggttcaacaggtgatggttttcaccaaaagttaaatataaataatcaccctaacaagtggtatcagacctaaatatggttgattattaggaaataatttggatttagtAATTCATAGTAATTTTGCACGGCTGAAATTTGCAAGTCTTGGTAATTTGCTGTGTAAATTCGGTCATAGTAAATTTGCACGGCTGATTTAGTAATTTGCAAGTCTTGGTTACTGATTGCTTTATAACTTCATCCATAATGTCATCTTTATGCTGTGGTCCAAATTGCATGTATGATTCATAAATTCGGTCAACTTTTAAAATCAGTGGGCTCCACGGATTGTTAGAATTGCAATCACTTTTGTTTTGCTGCATGGCCAATGAATCCAGATTCCTTGTTTGCTTATGTCATCCATGAGGTGAACAATGCTTTTAAAGTTCCTGTGTATTCATGTGACGAAGTAGCTGTCCAATTTATGTTTCTATAAAGTATGCACTGTAGCCTTGTCTGGTCAGGAACTTTTGCCCGAATTCAGACGTGAATTTACGCTTCCGCTTGGCCTTAAAAGAACTTATATTTGAGTTCCCGAATTTATGCACTATTTATTAAGAATCTATTTTTGATGCATGCTAGAGAATTCTCAAACAAGGAACCGGAAATCTAGTTACtgccccaatttattttctCATTATTTTTGGAGATCTTTATGGATCCAGTTGTGttgttgattttattttttaaatgacATGGTTTATGTCTAAAATCTTGGGTACACAACTTGCCATGTTTTGATTCAACCGTAATTAGTATTTTGTTTTGGCTTGCTTCCTTGTATAAGAGAATTTGCATATATTTATGTTTAGGATATTAGGGTTTCTCTAATTTAAGTGAATcctaataaaaataaacaagatATTTAAGCCCAACAAAAGTCCATATGTTTGGTTCACtatatatatagttttataaaatatttatggatttcaagaaaactttGGGTTTGCATGACAAATTTGGGTTGAATTATGGATATGGACTTTTAGTCCAATAAGTCTTGATCCAATTTGACTGATTTGACCTGATTTGACTGGTTTTACCAAGTTTGACCATGTTTTGATCGAAGTTGACCAAAGttgattttgatcaaaatttttgtttaatttgtatacttttaaatttgaatattggtatgattatatatattttggaataaattaattgaaataatatgcgaccaaagtgacctctattatggaaattaatttattttaaaatataactagttgggtacttgtaattttataaatattgaTCAGAccaaaggaaggtcaatatttaataaaattacatatgcACTTGTGATAATAAATACGtgataattatttaaattttttacatgtgatttataaattggcccaaaggaaaatttatttttgacatgttattattatcagtatttattattgcaccaagatatcacttagaagttaatatttttgtccaaagataaaatattaatggaaCATCGGTATCTTGAAATGGGGTTACCTTTATTTGAATTCattattattttgatttatATAAGCatagttttaattattttatattttctgttTAGTTGCaaatgatcttacaaatattactaccaacatcaataatattcctatattgaatggcacaaacttcaagtcctggaaagaaaatctcttgatagtacttggagtaatggatctcgaccttgcgttaagggatgattctcccccacctcttacagatcagagtacctctgatgaaaaAAGGGATAAGGAAAAgtgggagagatcaaatcgcttgtgtctgatgatcattaaaaaaGCCGTTCCAGAAGCATTCAAAGGAACAATGTTAGAAACGACAgtaaccgctaaagagttcTTTCAGGACATTAAAAAAATgtttgtcaagaacgaaaagactgaaattagtacgctcttgacacgcctagtttcaatgaaatatagtggtaaaggTAATATTAGAGAGTACATTATGAAAATGTCTCATCTTGCTTCaaaattaaatgcacttaaaTTGACACTCTCTGAAgagttactagtgcatttgattttaatatctcttctTACACAGTTTAGCCAGTTTAATGTGAGTTACAACTGTCAAAAGGAGACTTGgtctctaaatgaactcatctcgcactgtgtagaggaagagaaaagaatgaagcgAGATCAGACAGAAAGTACCCATATGGTAtcaaccactaataataaaagtaagggacttaagagaaagaaataaaaaggagctgcaggtacagcgccacaaaagaaacaacaaaggAAATCAGACGATCAGGGaaagaatagttgtttcttctgtggAGGTGAAGCGCATAAAAAGAAGTATTGTACCAACTATCATGCTTGGCGTGCTAAGAAAGGTATActtcttaatttggtttgttctgaGGTTAATTTAACTTCAATACCTAGACATacatggtggttagattctggtgcaacaactcacatcagtgtgtcAATGCAAGGTTAGCTGAACTGCCGAAAGCCGAatgataatgaaagatatatctacgtggACGATAgcaaaacagttcaagttgaggtaattagagtttttagattattgttaaaatcagattttatttggatcttaataagacatttgttgtaccgtcttttagatgaaatttaatttctatttctgctttggataaatttggttattcttgttcatttggaaatgaaaaatttgaattgtttcatgattcaaaattggttgattctggttctttaatgcactatgataatctatatttaattgatgCAATTGTttcatttaatgaatctctgcgTTTGAGTACTAGAAgagtaaagagaaaattaaccaatgagaattcagccgcattatggcacaagagattggGACATATCTCCAAACGAAGAATAGAAAAATTTGTACCAAATAAAATTCTCGACTCCCtgaattttacaaattttgatAATTGTATTCATTGTATAAAGgagaaacaaaccaataaaaggagatttgaaaccaatagatccttagacgtcttagaacttatacatacagatatttgtgAACCATTTCCTACATCTATTtggaatggtcaacaatattttataacgttcatagacgattttttaaaatatggctacatatatctcatttcagaaaagtcacagtcactagatgtgttcaaaaattttaaggttgaatttgagaatcaactcaataaaagaattaaaagcgtcagatctaatcgtggtggtgagtactatggtagatatgacggttcaAGTGAACAACGTCCAGGACCATTTACTAAATATTTAGAGGAATGCGGTATCGTCCCACAGTACACTATGTCGGGATCACTAACTATGAATGGTGTAGttgaaagacgaaatagaacgcttaaagacatggtaaggagtatgatatgtcattctaccttaccagagtcactctggggagaaacacttaagactgcagcatatatCTTCAACAGAATTCCAACTAAATCAActatcaaaaccccttatgagTTTTGGACAGGAAAAAAGTCCAGTTTAAAGCATTTACATATTTGGGGATATCCAACCGAGGCAAGGCCTTAtaggccaaatgaaaagaaactggactcaagaacgattagttgttattttattggatattcAGAAAGATCTagaggttacaagttttatgatcccacaactaaatcaatttttgagacagAAAATGCCCAATTCTTTAAGGTTGTCGAGTTTGGGGGAGAAAATACAGTAAGggacattgtctttaaagagaaatatattaatattcccacAGGTGTCATTGCTCTTGCTCAGGACCCTATTTTTGAATTTGATCATGGTAcaacaaatcaagacaatgtcgaagagcaaactgttatagaagaacaaactcttcctctccaagaaccagtgccattaagaagatctattagagaaaggagaagtgtAGTACCAGAtgattacattatttttctccaagaacatgaggatgactctggattgatggaagatgatccaatcaacttccgtcaagccATGGAAAGTTTAAATTCTCAAAAATAGATCGATACCATaaatgaggagattaaatcTATGAAGGGCAATGatgtttgggatcttgtcccattgCCAGAAGGAGCGAAAttcattggttgtaaatggatatttaaaatcaaaagggaTTCGAAAGGCAATGTGGAAAGATACAAAACTCGTCTTGTCGCCAAGaaatttacacaaaaagaaggtatcgactataaagaaaccttctctccagtctcttcaaaggattcttttagaattatcatTACATTAGTGGCGCATTTTGATCTTGAATTACATCAAatggatgtaaagacagcgtttctcaatggtaacattgatgagacAATTTATATGGTACAACCAGAAAACTTTGTATCAAGAGATCCAAAGAATATGATTTGCAAAATTAAAAAATCCATCTATGGGTTCAAACAAGCGTGTCGACAATgatattttaaatttcatcaagtgatcatctcatttggtttCGAAATGAATTTAGTGgatgattgtatataccataaATTCTATgggagcaaatatatttttccgGTATTATATGTTGATAACATTTTGCTTGTCAGCAACGATATGAGTCTATTGTATGAAACCAAAAAATTTCTaactaaaaattttgagatgaaagatcttggtgatgcatcttttgtaTTAGGTATACAGATACATCGGGATCGCTCTCGAGGTATTTTGGGATTATCACAAAAGGGCTATATCAACAAGGTTCTTAAAAGGTATGACATACAAAATTGTAAATCAGGTAACACCCATCTATGGGTGTTATATCAACCAGAAAACTTTGTATCAAGAGATCCAAAGAATATGATTTGCAAAATTAAAAAATCCATCTATGGGTTCAAACAAGCGTGTCGACAATgatattttaaatttcatcaagtgatcatctcatttggtttcgagatgaatttagtggatgattgtatataccataagttctgtgggagcaaatatatttttccgGTATTATATGTTGATAACATTTTACTTGCCAGCAACGATATGAGTCTATTGTATgaaaccaaaaaatttcaaactaaaaattttgagatgaaagatcttggtgatgcatcttttgtaTTAGGTATACAGATACATCGAGATCGCTCTCGAGGTATTTTGGAATTATCGTAAAAGGGCTATATCAACAAGGTTCTTAAAAGGTATGACATACAAAATTGTAAATCAGGTAACACCCATGTGgttaaaggagacaaatttagtaTTGAACAGTATCCCAAGAATGCTTTTCAGgaaaaagagatgcaaaagattccttatgcgtcagcagtagggagtctaatgtatgctcaattatgtacgcgtccggatattgcgtacattactggaatgttgggtagatatttgagtaatcctggattagatcattggaaagcaaccaaACAGGTCTTACGATATCTACAGAAAATAAAGGATtacatgctcacgtatcggAAGTCAGATGAGTTAGAGATTATTGAGTATACTGATTCTGATTATACTGGATGCAAAGATACTATGAAGTCAACGTCGGTTATGTCTACTTGTTGGCTGGAGGTGTCATATCCTGGAAAAGTGCTAAACAGTCCATCATAGCATCTTCTACTATGGCTGCAGAGTTTATAACTTGCTATGAGGCATCCAATCAAAGAATTTGGCTGCAAAATTTTGTCACAGAATTACGTGTAGTAGATAGTATTGAACGACCattcaaattattttgtgacaataaATCAGCAGTCCTGTATTCAATAATAACAGGAGTTCGAcgaaatctaaacatatagatatcaagttcctgactgttaaagaaagagtaCAGAGTGAACAGTTATCAATAGAGCATATCAGGACAAATTTCATGGTTGTGGATCTGCTTACTAAGGAATTGCCACTcaaaatgtttcatgagcatactgctcATATGGGTGTCATATTATTAAATGATGTACAGTTTTAGTGGGAGTTTGAtattttaaatgctcttatgatatttttcggttattaaggatttaaagatattttatgcataaataaagtttgaaTTTATTTACACTCTGATTTTGATATGATTTGATCTCATGAAAATTAAGATGGACCAGTTGGAAATAGGCATATTTTGATgacattacatgaaattttcatgctacaGATTCACATCatgattcatgtcattcaattgtATCGATATATGTGACTATTGATGGGTCGAGTTACGAAATTGTAAGAAAAGCCGCTTTGATTCTATGTTAGTATGATTGATGGATCGAATTGGTTAACAGATACATTGtgataatgacagtaaagttgagctTATACGGTTAATTGCGaaacataattataaggttacacatatagtccaagtgggagattgttggatccttaatccaacattggacttatatgtgaataattatgtgttgcaaactgtcaattaaggttaaacccaattaaagtgatcaaatatagtttgggtttaatgtatctaatagggtgTGGCCCTTTAATCTGTAGAGACTTAAGGGttcctatttctatgatgggttgaaatagggttccaaagggtaacaggaatgttacttataaatagggttatggtccccaagtCACACGCATCATTCTAGTTGTCGTATTTCCTAATATCACAAAATAgctcttccctgatatcccatcgtcaggaaagataccagagagaaactaaagggcTATCTCAAAGGATCGGTAAATacgtgttgacctggaaggccaccccaataTCTTTGGAGATTCATATATCAGTTTGTCGATATGAATCCAGttacgcttccgctattttatcgtttatttatttcttaataatcgccatatagatctTGGGTTCAACAGAtgatggttttcaccaaagATTAAATATAAATAACCACCCTAACATGAAGGAATCCGACCTGTGAGCATGTTGTTAGCTAAAAAGAGTTTAGTAAGAGATCTATGCTTCCCAATCCCTTTTGGAATGGGACCtgaaagttaattttggaaaagATGCAGCAGAGTCAAGCCACTTAAGTTTCCAATAGACAGAGGAATTTGACCTGTGAGCGTGTTGTTAGCTAAAGAGAGTATAGTAAGAGATCTAAGCTTCCCAATCTCTTCTGGAATGGGACTTGATAGCTGGTTCCCAGAAATTTCTAATTCATTTAGTTTTctcaagtttccaatttttttggGAATAGGCCTGGGAAGATAATTTTGGAAAAGATACAGCAGAGTCAGGCCACTTAAGTTTCCAAAAAACAAAGGAATCGGACCTGTGAGCATATTTTTAGCTAAAGAGAGTTGAGTAAGAGATCCCAACTTCCCAATCTCTTTTGGGATGAGACCTGAAAGCTGGTTCCCAAAAAGATCTAACTCATTTAGCTTTGTCAAGTTTCCAATTTCTTTGCGAATAGGCCCAGAAAGATAACTTTGGGAAAGATACAGTCAAGCCACTTAAGTTTCCAATAGACAGAGGAATCCAACCTGTGAACATATTGTCAACTAAAGAGAGTATCGTCAGAGATTTGAGCTTCCCAATCTCTTCTGGAATCCATCCATAAAGTTTGTTGCTTCCTAGACGTAGGGATTGATCCATTGAATGAGTTATAGGAAAGGTACAAGAACCTAAGATTGGTTAGTTAGCTGATTTCGATAGGAATGGCACCAGACAATTGATTTGCATCCAAGCCAAGATAGACTAGTCTAGAAAGGTTCCCAATGTTGGAAGATATGGTCCCATGGAGTGCATTTTGAGAAAGCTCAATTGTAGTTAGATGGAGTGGTGATGAGAAATTGAGATGATCAAGTGTACCTTTGATGCCAAAACTAGTGATGTTAATCACTGACACTCGTCCAGCTTTGTTGCATCGAACATCCCAGGTACTGCAAGGATTTGCAGATGACCAGGATGACAACTTTGATTGGCTATAATTGTCAGGACAGGCTTTCCATGTTAACAGAGCTTTCCCTTCACTTCCAATACTTGATGGTGCGTGCATTTGATTAGAAGCAGCATTGACTCCAGAACTGGAGAGCAAGTGAAGGATGACCAAGCATACAAAAACTAAAGTAATTGGACGGATGGAATAATTCTGGATTGACATATCTGCTGGATATATGTCACAACGAAATTCTTAAGAGAAAACTTTTGCTGTAAAGCTGATGGCTATTTTCACAATTATGCAGGTATTTATAGAGTTGAAGATCTAAGAAAACAATTATGATATGACTAAAGTCCAAGAAAACAATTCTGGTGACTGAAATCGTCTGTCTCTCGTTATCATGATAAATCCATGTTCTCACCTTTCATGCAGAAGTCCGTGTTCTCACCTGTCATGCAAAAGTCCATGTTCTCACATGTTTGCATCTACGGAAACAGAGTTTCTTTCCCTGCATATGATCTAATAAGTTTTATTTCCTAGGCCTTTACCACCACCCCCCACCAAAAACAACAATCTAGTTCAGTCTTTAACTCTCAACATAATGTCAAGTCTGGGGTTGATTTTGTAAACTAAAGTCTATTTCGAGTTTTCGCCTTGGAGATGCAGTGTCTTCTTTGACTCTTAAGTTTATAATAGTCTTTAAGCTTGTTCAAATATGGTTGGTTTTGTTTCAGAATTTATTTTAGtcactttttattattttttccctTTGGTTCTCATCtattttccttcttcttgtgggCTATTTTTATTCCTTTAACATTCTCTGCGCatgcaaaaataattaaaaagaatCCAGCATATCGTCATTCTTAataataaacccaaaaatttctGAGGCTAAACTTGTCTTTCCAGATAAATGATTGATCTTGGAATATTTGGGAAAATATAGACTCATTATGTAAGTTATAGAGGATTACAAAATAGGAAAAGCAATTAAAAAATGGTAAGCATATATAACACTTGCGCTCAGACtccaaaaaatttttatatcCTCCAACATAATGAGAAATATTAGCAGGAAATGGAAATATTGGAAGGCAGCAAAGTTAAAGAAGGATATCTACAGAAGCTCAAGAAATTGGGACTCCTTTCTTCAACATAACTCCTTTCTTAATTAACTATTAGAAGAAGTTGTACATCTAAGATAATTATGATTTTGTAGCATGAAGAAGAATGGCAAATACTAGAAACAACAAACATAACTTCAAAAAGAAGCTAGTGCAGTCAGTTGCTCCCCAAGCAATTAAAAATTTGAAGTATTTCCTGtcaacaaattaaaaatttcaaTTGTGTCTTTTATAGACTAATTTCGTTCCTCTAAATTTTAATGGAAAGTACAAATAGTTGAGTTTGTCTTTGTACCCCATATCAAAAGTTTTACAAAGAAATATCTTCTCTTGGTGATTATAAATATAGTGGACTTAAATGATTTTAATTGAGTCCAAGTGCCATATGCACCAATCCAAGAAAATTTTGGAGGGCTCACGTTCCAATTTGAGAGGAGTTTTAATTAGGCATCAAACCAAAAGAGCAAGTTATGGGTCTTTGGGTCATTCAGCATTTGTGTTATTTAGACTCTTTTGTGTTTTCAGTTTTATGTGCCTTTTGGGCCTAGAAATTATTTCTTAAGATTTTATACTCTCTCTTTTGTACTTTCTTTCTGTTATAATAAATGTGCTAATCCTTCACCCGTAAACGTAGGCCAATTTGATCGAACCACGCAAAATGTCATGTTTCtttgtttgatttatttgttttgttattgCCATTATTGAGCTGGTAAAAACTCCATTATTTTTGTTggtcaatttcttggaactAGACCTAACAAATTGGTATTACAGCTTCAGGTTTTGGGTTCCTGATAACAATAATAGGTTTTGGGGGCTACAAAGAGTTTTTCATTGAAGTTCAGTTGGATTTTGGAGAAGAGTTACTTGGCCTGTTGGAATTCGTAGAGAATTTTGTGAAGAAGGTGGAGTAAAATTACTATGTTCGTGTTTTTAGTCCATTGGGATCTATTGAACTGTTTGTGAGTTTTAGTCCATTGGAATCTTTTTGCATCCTGGTTCGTCGGTGGCTCGTTGGGGTCTAGTGGGACTTTGGTGGTTCGTTGAGATCCCTTGGGATTTTATGGAGAAGGTGGAGCTTGTTTGCtattcatttgctatttattaaTAGTGGATACACGCCAAGGTAGAGATTTGTTAAATTTGTCTTTGTATTCCATATCGAAAGTCTTACAAAGAAATATCTCCTCTTGGTGATTATAAATATAGTGGATTTAAGTGAATTTAATTGTACTAAGGATACCAACCCAAGTACCATATGCATCAATCCAAGAGAGTTTTGGGAGCCCACATCCCAGTTTAAGAGGAGTTTTGATTAGGCATCAAACCAAAAGAGCAAATTATGGGCCTTTGGGCCATTAAGCATTTGTGTTATTTAGGCTCTTCTGTGTTTTTAGTTTTACGTGCCTTTTGGACTTAGGAATTATTCCTAAGattttatactttttttttctgttatAGTAAATGTGCTACTCCTTCGCCCGTGGatgtaggtcaatttgaccgaaaccgaactatgtaaaatttcgtatttctttgtttgatttatttgttttgttattgTCATTATTGAGTTgacaaaaattttattattttcgtTGGTTAATTTCTTGGGACCAGACCTAACACAAACTTCTCTCAAAAAGTATAGTACATCAATacaaaattactaaaatcaacaaaatagtgTTGGAGTATTGCTCTTTAGTCTTTATCCCAACTCCTCCGGCAATGtctcaaaaatgaaaaagaagtaCGAAAAAAGAAAGTTAATTAGAAAGTTCAAACCGGTCTTTCGATGTGTCCAATGATATAGTTGGaagtagaggtgtcaaaatgggtgatttgggCGGATTTGGGTTGGTTAAAATGGGTAATTGATATAAGTGAATCAattcatttatacccatttaattagatggatataaatggataagtcaaaaaatgaattgggtaacacAATTACCGATTTATAactcatttattttaactttttgtaaactcatttaaattcatttttgcaaactaagttatcaatttgtACCAtcctttgcacccatcattagttttaaatatttacttataatgttcaataagcctaattaccaatttttttcatttgtattctaggtcgcaaaattacatactatttaataattgaataataataatataaaaatttgaacaaaGTATTATAAAAtctaacataaaaacttaattaaaaaattttgaacccctagcattttttttgtgtgtaaatttaaaaattttattttagaaaGGTAGGAAAAGAGGataaaacttatcataaattgataatgctgaaaaatgagcaagttaacaaactaggagaaaataaaatgataagataaaactaataataataataataataataataatgaaataaaagtagttacatcatgataaaatgaaaaattttaaaaaaagggtGGGGAAGATAGAAGGCATGTGGAAGGCAATTTTAAACGgattaattgggtttgatgggttacctaATAATACTCATTTATACCCAAAAAATTTAGATCTATTCTCGTAGGTTTATTTTTACTATCTTTAATATGATGGAAATATGGTCGTCATGCATAGTTAATTCTTTTCAAAAGGCTAGATCTTTTCTTGTAGGTTTCACACTATCCTTTATAATCTGATTAAGAAAAATGGTTTATCCTCCATGGATCCCGAAGGATTCTGTGCCAAAGGGAAGAGGATTATAAGTCTTCAAAATCATTTAAgtgtttgtttattttatttattttcttgtgttaatTTTCAATGACTTCTCCAGTTAAAGCATATTTCATAAATTCTAGTTCTTCTTCAAACAATAAATCTTTGAATAAACTTCAAACTAGAATTGTTCAAATTGAGCAGTCAATTCTTATACaaagaaaactagaaaacaACCATTCTGAATTCCAGATCAATGAACAACACATTAGATCTGAGTTCTTTGCAAACCACAAccattttaaaagaaaacaattttttgacaaatataAGGGAGAAGCCcgaaaaaatattcaagaaaacttttatgactttttgacaaaaataaaacaaaatattcATTTCTTTGACTGGTATGAGTCTCAAACAACTAAAGAGTCTGCTCCAGAACTCAAAAATCCAgttcaaaacatttcaaaaccTGCATCCTCTATGTCAAAACCTCAGGGTTCTAGTTTAGATCCCATAAATCCAATTCAAACTAAAGCAAAAGTCATAAATCTATCTCCAACAGATTTTATACAAGAACCTTTAGATCTACCCATAGATCTGCCCCAAACAACCCAGACACAACAATCCTCTCATAAACTCTCAGAATCCATAGATCCACCAAAATCAAACTATATAAACCCAGTAGATATAGATCTACCAGATTCTCCCGTAGATCTATCAAACCCAGTAGATTTACCAAACCAAGAGTCTGTTGAAACTTCCAAACTTTTGATTTCCGGACAATCAATTGATAATTCTGTTAATTCTACTAGTATTGATATTAGAAAAGACACAGAAAATTCCTTAGACATAGGATATTCCTCAATAAATGTCTTAACTAAGAATCAACCTAGTATCAAACTTATAACTGATAAAAATGTTCAAACAAAAATTGATTTCTTCAAATCAATTATTAAACAAGAAACTGCTGAAATTCCCTCTCAACCTTTTTCCAAAACAATGGTTATTAGAAATTCACCAACAAAGATTATTTCCTTTAAACAAGAAAATCAGTTAGTTGAAACCCAGTCAACTAAAGATATAATTCAAAattctttacaaatatttatttcaaacttATTCCGTGATTTTAATATCCCTTCAAATAATGAACATATttatcaaagaaattcaaaagaaaTTCCTGCAAACAATGATCAGGAAGAAATTCCTAAATTATCTATATATTCTTTTATAACTTACAAACAGTTGCAGCTTGATAAGATAGGGGTACTTAATATTGAGTACCCAAGTCTCAAGGTGGAGTCTTATACAGAAGAAACATGGTTATCCAGTAAACACAAGGGACAAACAGAGGAGACAT encodes:
- the LOC113766885 gene encoding probable leucine-rich repeat receptor-like protein kinase At1g35710, which codes for MSIQNYSIRPITLVFVCLVILHLLSSSGVNAASNQMHAPSSIGSEGKALLTWKACPDNYSQSKLSSWSSANPCSTWDVRCNKAGRVSVINITSFGIKGSNKLYGWIPEEIGKLKSLTILSLVDNMFTEIGNLTKLNELDLFGNQLSGLIPKEIGKLGSLTQLSLAKNMLTGPIPLFFGNLSGLTLLYLFQNYLPRPIPKKIGNLRKLNELEISGNQLSSPIPEEIGKLRSLTILSLANNTLTGQIPLSIGNLSGLTLLHLFQN